GAAGGCGAGGCGCCGCCGTTCTGGCAGGCAGAGGTCGAACGCAGCGTCGCGCGGCACGAGGCGGAACTGGCGCCGCTGTGGAAGGCCGTACGCGCCGCGCCCGATGCCGCGGCGGCGACTGCATCCGTGCAGGCGCTGCTCGGCCGCGTGATCGTGGAAACGCTCGAACATCTGTATCCGGAGACGGCGGCGCGCGCGCTGGCACGCGCGGCGATGTGACACCTGTTGCAAATTGGGACAGGCGCGGACCGCGTACGCCTTCATCAAGGGCGTCGAACGCATGGCACGCCGATTGCTCATGTAGGGATAGACCGATAACCTACAGGAGACATCATGAAGCACACCATCCGCATCGCCGCCGGCGCATTGGCGCTCAGCGCCGCCGCACTCACCTCGCTCTGGGCCAACGCGCACGGCAACGTGGTCCCGCAAGGCGTCGACACGACGGGCCTGCCGACGCTGGGCGACAAGTGGCGCGACGAGAATCCCTACCGCGCCAATAAGCTCGCGCTGAAGATCGGCTCGTCGGCCTACAACCAGAACTGCGCGCGCTGCCACGGCCTGGAAGCGGAATCCGGCGGCATCGCGCCGGACCTGCGCCTGCTCGACCGCGACTGCACCGGCATCAAGAACGAGACCAAGAAACAGGCCTGCTACAAGGAGACCGACAAGTACTTCCTGACCAGCATCCGCCACGGCAAGGTGCGCAACGGCGCCGTCTACATGCCGCCGTTCGAGGGCGTGTTCAACCAGGAAGCGATGTGGGCCATCAAGACCTACCTCGAGTCCCGCCGCGCCGCGGACTGAGGCGACCATGTCGACCCCGATATCGCCGTCGCGCCGCCGCGTGCTCGCCGCCGGCCTGCTGCTGGGTGCGGGCATCGCCGCACCCGCTCTCGCGGCAGACGCCCCCGTGCTGCGCGAAGCGGGCTTCCTCAAGGTGGCCGTCTACAACGATCTTGCGCCGTTCTCCGATCACGGCCAGGGCATCGACGCCGACCTCGGCGCCGCACTGGCCGGCAAGCTTGGACTGAAGCTGACGCTGTTGCCGTTCAATGCCGGCGACGACCTCGGCGACGATCTGCGCAATATGGTGTGGAAGGGCCACTACCTCGGCTACGGACCGGCCGACGTGATGCTGCACGTGCCTGTCGACCGCATGCTGATGAATGCGAATCCGCAGGTCGAGGTTTTCGCGCCGTACTATGTGGAGACCGTGCGGCTCGTGCGCAGCGCGCGGTCGATGCCGCGGTTCGACGGCGTGGAGGCGCTGGCGGGCAAGCGCATCGGCGTCGAGAAGGTGTCGATCTCGGGGATGGTCATGCTGGGCGAGGGCGGGGGACGCTTCCGCGAGCAGGTGCACATTTATCCGACCGCGATCGAGGCGCTGGAGCGGCTGAAGGCAGGCGACCTGGATGCGGTGCTGGCCACGCGCGCCCAGATCGAATCCGTGATGAAGGGCGATCCCGCGTTCCCGCTGGAGGACGTGCCGTTCGACCGTCTACCGCGCAGCGGCTGGGCGATCGGCATGGCGGTGAAAAAGGATAATCTCGGCCTCGCGCGCCGGTTGCAGGCCGCGCTGAACGACCTGGCAGCCAGCGGTGAACTGAAGACGATCTTTGCGAAGTACGGCGTGCAGGCCGTCAGGCCGTGAGCGGGCGGAGGTCTATTCTTCCGACCACAGCTTGCCGCCGGTGGCCCAATGCTCGCGCTTGACTTCCTGGATCAGGATGTCCACGGATTCGGGCGCGCACTCCAGCGTCTTGACGGTGGCTTCCGTGACGGCTCGCACGAAGGCACGCTTTTGTTCCGGCGTGCGGCCTTCGAACAGTTGAACGTTTATGGTCGGCATAGAGGCTCCTTTAAGTACGGTATTTGGGACTGGCCGCGTCCAGGCGGCGCAGCAGGGAAGGCCATTCGAGCGCGCCTTCGGGCGAACTGTCGCCCACCAGCTGCGCGTGCGCGGTCGAGCACATCGCCTCAGCAGGCTGGCGCAGCGGCACGCCGGCCGCCTGCGCGCGCAGCTGCGCATCGCAGGCGCGGTCCAGCGTTTCCATCAGCACGAACGCTTCGGGGATCGTCCGGCCCACGGTGAGGCTGCCGTGATTCCGCAGCAGCATGGCGGGCCTCGCGCCCAGGTTGCGCACGAGGCGCGCCTGTTCGTCGGGCGTCATCGCGATGCCTTCATAGTCGTGATACGCGAGTTCCCCGTAGAAGCGCAGTGCATACGGCGACAGCGGCAGCAGGCCATCTTGCTGCATGCCGACGGCGATGCCGGACGGGTTATGCAGGTGCATGACGCAGGCGGCATCCGGCCGCGCCTTGTGCACGGCCGCGTGCAGGCGGAAGCCCGACTGGTTCACCCGGGCCGGCAGCGCCCCGACGACGTTGCCGTCGCCGTCGACCTTCACCAGGTTCGACGCCGTCACTTCATCGAAGCACATGCCGAACGCGTTGATCAGGTAGTGGCCCGGTTCACCGGGGATCGCGGCAGAGATGTGGGTATAGATGCCGTCGGCCCAGCCGTACAGCGCGCATAACTGGTAGCACGCGGCGAGGTCGACGCGCGTTTGCCATTCTGAAGTCATCGGGAGTTTGTCCATCACGCCAGCGTAGCAGGCAATATGCACGTTGGTCATACGCCTGCTTGCATAAACGCTATGCGTGCCGCGTATTCAGAACTGGTACTGGACGCCGGCGCCGAGCACCCAGTTGCGTCCCGGCGCCGCTTCATAATAACGCTTGTTGCTGTCGCCGACGATGACCGAGCCGACGTACGTGCGGTCGAACACGTTGTTCACGCGCGCGTACTCGCGCACGCGCCACGCGCCCAGCGTCTGGTTGGCCTGCACGCGCGCATTGACGATCGCATAGCCCGGTGCCGGCGTCGCCGCGTTGGCGTCGTCCGGATAGACTTTGCCGCTGGCGATCGCCTCCAGCGCCGCCTGCAGGCGACCGTCCGCATCCTTCCACGCCAGCTCGCCGAACAGACTCGTTCGCGGCACGCCCGGCAGGCGATTGCCCTCCGCAACGCCGGTGAAGGCCTCGTCGTAGATCGCGCGCAGCAGCGTGGCCGCCAGGCGGGCGGAGAAGCCCGCGCGCAGGTCGGCATCAAGCGCCAGCTC
This genomic stretch from Massilia putida harbors:
- the pedF gene encoding cytochrome c-550 PedF, which encodes MKHTIRIAAGALALSAAALTSLWANAHGNVVPQGVDTTGLPTLGDKWRDENPYRANKLALKIGSSAYNQNCARCHGLEAESGGIAPDLRLLDRDCTGIKNETKKQACYKETDKYFLTSIRHGKVRNGAVYMPPFEGVFNQEAMWAIKTYLESRRAAD
- a CDS encoding substrate-binding periplasmic protein, which translates into the protein MSTPISPSRRRVLAAGLLLGAGIAAPALAADAPVLREAGFLKVAVYNDLAPFSDHGQGIDADLGAALAGKLGLKLTLLPFNAGDDLGDDLRNMVWKGHYLGYGPADVMLHVPVDRMLMNANPQVEVFAPYYVETVRLVRSARSMPRFDGVEALAGKRIGVEKVSISGMVMLGEGGGRFREQVHIYPTAIEALERLKAGDLDAVLATRAQIESVMKGDPAFPLEDVPFDRLPRSGWAIGMAVKKDNLGLARRLQAALNDLAASGELKTIFAKYGVQAVRP
- a CDS encoding 4-oxalocrotonate tautomerase, which gives rise to MPTINVQLFEGRTPEQKRAFVRAVTEATVKTLECAPESVDILIQEVKREHWATGGKLWSEE
- a CDS encoding class II aldolase/adducin family protein — its product is MTSEWQTRVDLAACYQLCALYGWADGIYTHISAAIPGEPGHYLINAFGMCFDEVTASNLVKVDGDGNVVGALPARVNQSGFRLHAAVHKARPDAACVMHLHNPSGIAVGMQQDGLLPLSPYALRFYGELAYHDYEGIAMTPDEQARLVRNLGARPAMLLRNHGSLTVGRTIPEAFVLMETLDRACDAQLRAQAAGVPLRQPAEAMCSTAHAQLVGDSSPEGALEWPSLLRRLDAASPKYRT